Proteins from a single region of Carassius gibelio isolate Cgi1373 ecotype wild population from Czech Republic chromosome B15, carGib1.2-hapl.c, whole genome shotgun sequence:
- the LOC127972939 gene encoding NACHT, LRR and PYD domains-containing protein 12 isoform X1: protein MEDTERSSDEDFFPGCSSVHQKRSEAEPSCVSLRSAWSIDNVIDFKSSNTQTAISSLNQKRSEAEPSCVSMKSEWSIDNVIDFKSESTQTDLSSVDQKSSESEPSCMSIKSDQSVGHQINFTSRDTQSVLSHEVLNMFKSILMKKFECLYEGPAKQGNPTLLNEIYTELYITESESGEISNEPEVRQIETQSRRAATEDTAIKCSDIFRPLPGQDKPIRTVLTKGVADIGKTVSVQKFILDWAEGRENQDVQLIFPLPFRELNLMKDRTLSLSDLLLTFFPETKEIKISSNKNKVLFIFDGLDECRLCLDFQSDVRLCDVSESASVDVLLKNLIEGNLLPSALIWITSRPAAADLIPSECVHRVTEVRGFNDPQKEEYFRKRIRDQSLADRIISHLKSSRSLFIMCHIPVFCWISAAVLEKMLSQAESGEIPKTLTQMYTHFLILQTNIKHEKDYEKNVTDEDMILKLGKVAYQQLVKSNLIFYEEDLRECGIDETEASVYSGLCTQIFREEFGLYQGKIFCFVHLSIQEHLAALYVHLSCKNNNINLFDQITKLSLRSKVKDWFQHNSSKIVSLSELHQSAVNEALQSKNGYLDIFLRFLLGLSLESHQILLQRLMKQTRSSSDSKEETIEYIKKKIRTIDCPEKSINLFHCLNELGDHSLVKEIQQYLNSGKIKKLKLSSSQWSAVVFVLLTSENKLDEFDINKFASVNKKLKVFHKLLPVIKESRSVKLNDCGLTGEGCAALTSVLKSNPEHLRELDLSGNKLGDSGVMLLSGVIQNPDCKLEILRLSKCGITGEGCAALASALRSNPEHLRQLDLTGNKLRDSGVMPLSVVIQNPLCKLEILWLNDCGLTDEDCAALASALRSNPEHLRQLDLSGNKLVDSSMKLISAVLANPHCKVEKLWLVECCITDEGCAALASALRSNPEHLRQLDLSENKIRDSGLKCLSTVLVNYCCKLEKLWLGYCGFTDVGCAALISALRSNPEHLRELDLSGNKLGKFDLRLLAALLANPQCKIEILWLRNCNLTGEGCPALTSALRSNPSHLRELNLSWNILSKSDVKSLLDLKDDPHCKLEKLKYESTISSI, encoded by the exons ATGGAAGACACAGAAAGATCCAGCGATGAAGATTTTTTTCCAGGATGCAG TTCAGTTcatcagaagagatcagaagcAGAGCCCAGCTGTGTGTCTTTGAGGAGTGCCTGGTCTATAGATAATGTAATAGATTTTAAGAGTAGCAATACACAGACTGCTATCag TTCATTAAATCAGAAAAGATCAGAGGCAGagcccagctgtgtgtctatgaagagtgaATGGTCTATAGATAATGTTATAGATTTTAAGAGTGAAAGCACTCAGACTGATCTcag TTCAGTTGATCAGAAGAGTTCAGAATCAGAGCCCAGCTGTATGTCTATTAAGAGTGATCAATCTGTGGGTCATCAAATAAATTTTACAAGTAGAGATACACAGTCTGTTCTCAG CCATGAAGTCCTCAACATGTTTAAATCAATTCTGATGAAGAAATTTGAGTGTCTCTATGAGGGACCAGCAAAGCAGGGAAACCCAACACTCCTGAATGAGATCTACACAGAGCTGTacatcacagagagtgagagtggagaGATCAGTAATGAACCTGAGGTGCGACAGATTGAGACACAATCCAGGAGAGCAGCAACAGAGGACACAGCGATCAAATGCAGTGACATCTTTAGACCTTTACCTGGACAAGACAAACCCATCAGAACTGTTCTGACAAAAGGAGTCGCTGATattggaaaaacagtctctgtgcagaagttcatcctggactgggctgaaggaagagagaatcaggacgtccagctcatatttccacttcctttcagagaGCTCAATCTGATGAAGGACAGAACACTCAGTCTTTCGGATCTTCTTCTTACATTTTTCCCTGAaacaaaagaaattaaaatatccagtaacaaaaataaagtgttgttcatctttgatggtctggacgAGTGTCGTCTGTGTCTGGATTTTCAGAGCGATGTGAGGTTGTGTGATGTAAGTGAATCAGCATCAGTGGACGTGCTGCTGAAGAACCTCATTGAggggaatctgcttccctctgctctcatctggatcacctccagaccagcagcagctgatctcatcccctctgagtgtgtccatcgagtgacagaggtacgaggcttcaatgatccacagaaggaggaatacttcaggaagagaatcagagATCAGAGTCTGGCCGATAGGATCATCTCACACCTGAAGTCTTCAAGGAGTCTcttcatcatgtgccacatcccagtcttctgctggatctcagccgctgttctggagaagatgttgagtcaagcagagagtggagagattcccaagactctcactcagatgtacacacacttcctgatccTTCAGACCAACATCAAACATGAAAAGGACTATGAGAAGAATGTGACAGATGAAGACATGATCCTCAAACTGGGGAAAGTGGCTTATCAGCAGCTTGTGAAAAGCAACCTGATCTTCTATGAGGAAGACCTGAGAGAGTGTGGCATTGATGAGACAGAAGCATCCGTGTACTCAGGattgtgcactcagatcttcagagaggagttTGGCTTGTATCAGGGGAAAATcttctgctttgttcatctgagcatTCAGGAACATCTAGCAGCTCTATATGTTCACctctcctgtaaaaacaacaacataaatttGTTTGACCAAATCACCAAACTGAGTTTGCGATCTAAAGTTAAGGACTGGTTTCAACACAATTCCTCAAAAATTGTTTCATTATCCGAGTTGCATCAGAGTGCAGTGAATGAGGCTCTGCAGAGTAAAAAtggatatttagatattttccTGCGGTTCCTTCTGGGTCTGTCACTGGAGTCTCATCAGATTCTCCTACAAAGACTAATGAAACAGACAAGAAGCAGCTCTGACAGCAAAGAGGAAACAATTGAGTACATCAAGAAGAAGATCAGGACTATTGACTGTCCAGAGAagtccatcaatctgttccactgtctgaatgaactgggtgATCATTCACTAGTGAAGGAGATACAACAGTATCTGAACTctggaaaaataaagaaactcaaACTTTCTTCATCTCAGTGGTCAGCTGTAgtttttgtgttgttgacatcagaaaATAAGCTGgatgagtttgatattaataaatTTGCTAGtgtaaacaaaaaactgaaaGTTTTTCATAAGCTGCTGCCTGTGATTAAAGAATCCAGATCAGTTAA gttgaatGATTGTGGTCTCACAGGTGAAGGCTGTGCTGCTCTGACTTCAGTTCTGAAATCAAACCCTgaacacctgagagaactggatctgtctgGGAATAAACTAGGAGATTCAGGAGTCATGCTGCTGTCTGGTGTAATACAGAATCCTGACTGTAAACTGGAGATACTGCG gttgagtaaGTGTGGTATAACAggtgaaggttgtgctgctctggcttcagctctgagatcaaaccctgaACACCTGAGACAATTGGATCTGACTGGGAATAAACTAAGAGATTCAGGAGTCATGCCACTGTCTGTTGTAATTCAGAATCCTTTGTGTAAACTGGAGATACTGTG gttgaatGATTGTGGTCTCACAGATGAAGattgtgctgctctggcttcagctctgagatcaaaccctgaGCACCTGAGACAACTGGATCTGTCTGGGAATAAACTAGTAGATTCAAGCATGAAACTTATCTCTGCTGTGTTGGCGAATCCTCATTGCAAAGTGGAAAAGCTGTG GTTGGTTGAATGTTgcatcacagatgaaggttgtgctgctctggcttcagctttAAGATCAAACCCTGAACACCTGAGACAACTGGATCTGTCTgagaataaaataagagattCAGGCTTGAAGTGTCTTTCAACTGTACTGGTGAATTACTGCTGTAAACTCGAAAAACTGTG GTTGGGTTATTGTGGTTTCACAGATGTaggttgtgctgctctgatttcagctctgagatcaaaccctgaacacctgagagaactggacctgTCTGGAAATAAACTAGGAAAGTTTGATTTGAGGCTTCTTGCTGCTTTACTGGCAAATCCTCAGTGTAAAATAGAGATACTGTG GTTAAGAAATTGTAATCTAACAGGTGAAGGTTGTCCTGCTCTGACTTcggctctgagatcaaacccctcacacctgagagaactgaacctgtcTTGGAATATACTATCAAAATCTGATGTGAAGTCTCTCTTGGATCTGAAAGATGATCCACattgtaaactggagaaactaaAGTATGAATC GACTATCAGTAGTATTTAG
- the LOC127972939 gene encoding NACHT, LRR and PYD domains-containing protein 12 isoform X2 — MEDTERSSDEDFFPGCSSVHQKRSEAEPSCVSLRSAWSIDNVIDFKSSNTQTAISSLNQKRSEAEPSCVSMKSEWSIDNVIDFKSESTQTDLSSVDQKSSESEPSCMSIKSDQSVGHQINFTSRDTQSVLSHEVLNMFKSILMKKFECLYEGPAKQGNPTLLNEIYTELYITESESGEISNEPEVRQIETQSRRAATEDTAIKCSDIFRPLPGQDKPIRTVLTKGVADIGKTVSVQKFILDWAEGRENQDVQLIFPLPFRELNLMKDRTLSLSDLLLTFFPETKEIKISSNKNKVLFIFDGLDECRLCLDFQSDVRLCDVSESASVDVLLKNLIEGNLLPSALIWITSRPAAADLIPSECVHRVTEVRGFNDPQKEEYFRKRIRDQSLADRIISHLKSSRSLFIMCHIPVFCWISAAVLEKMLSQAESGEIPKTLTQMYTHFLILQTNIKHEKDYEKNVTDEDMILKLGKVAYQQLVKSNLIFYEEDLRECGIDETEASVYSGLCTQIFREEFGLYQGKIFCFVHLSIQEHLAALYVHLSCKNNNINLFDQITKLSLRSKVKDWFQHNSSKIVSLSELHQSAVNEALQSKNGYLDIFLRFLLGLSLESHQILLQRLMKQTRSSSDSKEETIEYIKKKIRTIDCPEKSINLFHCLNELGDHSLVKEIQQYLNSGKIKKLKLSSSQWSAVVFVLLTSENKLDEFDINKFASVNKKLKVFHKLLPVIKESRSVKLNDCGLTGEGCAALTSVLKSNPEHLRELDLSGNKLGDSGVMLLSGVIQNPDCKLEILRLSKCGITGEGCAALASALRSNPEHLRQLDLTGNKLRDSGVMPLSVVIQNPLCKLEILWLNDCGLTDEDCAALASALRSNPEHLRQLDLSGNKLVDSSMKLISAVLANPHCKVEKLWLVECCITDEGCAALASALRSNPEHLRQLDLSENKIRDSGLKCLSTVLVNYCCKLEKLWLGYCGFTDVGCAALISALRSNPEHLRELDLSGNKLGKFDLRLLAALLANPQCKIEILWLRNCNLTGEGCPALTSALRSNPSHLRELNLSWNILSKSDVKSLLDLKDDPHCKLEKLKTISSI; from the exons ATGGAAGACACAGAAAGATCCAGCGATGAAGATTTTTTTCCAGGATGCAG TTCAGTTcatcagaagagatcagaagcAGAGCCCAGCTGTGTGTCTTTGAGGAGTGCCTGGTCTATAGATAATGTAATAGATTTTAAGAGTAGCAATACACAGACTGCTATCag TTCATTAAATCAGAAAAGATCAGAGGCAGagcccagctgtgtgtctatgaagagtgaATGGTCTATAGATAATGTTATAGATTTTAAGAGTGAAAGCACTCAGACTGATCTcag TTCAGTTGATCAGAAGAGTTCAGAATCAGAGCCCAGCTGTATGTCTATTAAGAGTGATCAATCTGTGGGTCATCAAATAAATTTTACAAGTAGAGATACACAGTCTGTTCTCAG CCATGAAGTCCTCAACATGTTTAAATCAATTCTGATGAAGAAATTTGAGTGTCTCTATGAGGGACCAGCAAAGCAGGGAAACCCAACACTCCTGAATGAGATCTACACAGAGCTGTacatcacagagagtgagagtggagaGATCAGTAATGAACCTGAGGTGCGACAGATTGAGACACAATCCAGGAGAGCAGCAACAGAGGACACAGCGATCAAATGCAGTGACATCTTTAGACCTTTACCTGGACAAGACAAACCCATCAGAACTGTTCTGACAAAAGGAGTCGCTGATattggaaaaacagtctctgtgcagaagttcatcctggactgggctgaaggaagagagaatcaggacgtccagctcatatttccacttcctttcagagaGCTCAATCTGATGAAGGACAGAACACTCAGTCTTTCGGATCTTCTTCTTACATTTTTCCCTGAaacaaaagaaattaaaatatccagtaacaaaaataaagtgttgttcatctttgatggtctggacgAGTGTCGTCTGTGTCTGGATTTTCAGAGCGATGTGAGGTTGTGTGATGTAAGTGAATCAGCATCAGTGGACGTGCTGCTGAAGAACCTCATTGAggggaatctgcttccctctgctctcatctggatcacctccagaccagcagcagctgatctcatcccctctgagtgtgtccatcgagtgacagaggtacgaggcttcaatgatccacagaaggaggaatacttcaggaagagaatcagagATCAGAGTCTGGCCGATAGGATCATCTCACACCTGAAGTCTTCAAGGAGTCTcttcatcatgtgccacatcccagtcttctgctggatctcagccgctgttctggagaagatgttgagtcaagcagagagtggagagattcccaagactctcactcagatgtacacacacttcctgatccTTCAGACCAACATCAAACATGAAAAGGACTATGAGAAGAATGTGACAGATGAAGACATGATCCTCAAACTGGGGAAAGTGGCTTATCAGCAGCTTGTGAAAAGCAACCTGATCTTCTATGAGGAAGACCTGAGAGAGTGTGGCATTGATGAGACAGAAGCATCCGTGTACTCAGGattgtgcactcagatcttcagagaggagttTGGCTTGTATCAGGGGAAAATcttctgctttgttcatctgagcatTCAGGAACATCTAGCAGCTCTATATGTTCACctctcctgtaaaaacaacaacataaatttGTTTGACCAAATCACCAAACTGAGTTTGCGATCTAAAGTTAAGGACTGGTTTCAACACAATTCCTCAAAAATTGTTTCATTATCCGAGTTGCATCAGAGTGCAGTGAATGAGGCTCTGCAGAGTAAAAAtggatatttagatattttccTGCGGTTCCTTCTGGGTCTGTCACTGGAGTCTCATCAGATTCTCCTACAAAGACTAATGAAACAGACAAGAAGCAGCTCTGACAGCAAAGAGGAAACAATTGAGTACATCAAGAAGAAGATCAGGACTATTGACTGTCCAGAGAagtccatcaatctgttccactgtctgaatgaactgggtgATCATTCACTAGTGAAGGAGATACAACAGTATCTGAACTctggaaaaataaagaaactcaaACTTTCTTCATCTCAGTGGTCAGCTGTAgtttttgtgttgttgacatcagaaaATAAGCTGgatgagtttgatattaataaatTTGCTAGtgtaaacaaaaaactgaaaGTTTTTCATAAGCTGCTGCCTGTGATTAAAGAATCCAGATCAGTTAA gttgaatGATTGTGGTCTCACAGGTGAAGGCTGTGCTGCTCTGACTTCAGTTCTGAAATCAAACCCTgaacacctgagagaactggatctgtctgGGAATAAACTAGGAGATTCAGGAGTCATGCTGCTGTCTGGTGTAATACAGAATCCTGACTGTAAACTGGAGATACTGCG gttgagtaaGTGTGGTATAACAggtgaaggttgtgctgctctggcttcagctctgagatcaaaccctgaACACCTGAGACAATTGGATCTGACTGGGAATAAACTAAGAGATTCAGGAGTCATGCCACTGTCTGTTGTAATTCAGAATCCTTTGTGTAAACTGGAGATACTGTG gttgaatGATTGTGGTCTCACAGATGAAGattgtgctgctctggcttcagctctgagatcaaaccctgaGCACCTGAGACAACTGGATCTGTCTGGGAATAAACTAGTAGATTCAAGCATGAAACTTATCTCTGCTGTGTTGGCGAATCCTCATTGCAAAGTGGAAAAGCTGTG GTTGGTTGAATGTTgcatcacagatgaaggttgtgctgctctggcttcagctttAAGATCAAACCCTGAACACCTGAGACAACTGGATCTGTCTgagaataaaataagagattCAGGCTTGAAGTGTCTTTCAACTGTACTGGTGAATTACTGCTGTAAACTCGAAAAACTGTG GTTGGGTTATTGTGGTTTCACAGATGTaggttgtgctgctctgatttcagctctgagatcaaaccctgaacacctgagagaactggacctgTCTGGAAATAAACTAGGAAAGTTTGATTTGAGGCTTCTTGCTGCTTTACTGGCAAATCCTCAGTGTAAAATAGAGATACTGTG GTTAAGAAATTGTAATCTAACAGGTGAAGGTTGTCCTGCTCTGACTTcggctctgagatcaaacccctcacacctgagagaactgaacctgtcTTGGAATATACTATCAAAATCTGATGTGAAGTCTCTCTTGGATCTGAAAGATGATCCACattgtaaactggagaaactaaA GACTATCAGTAGTATTTAG
- the LOC127972939 gene encoding NACHT, LRR and PYD domains-containing protein 3 isoform X3 — MEDTERSSDEDFFPGCSSVHQKRSEAEPSCVSLRSAWSIDNVIDFKSSNTQTAISSLNQKRSEAEPSCVSMKSEWSIDNVIDFKSESTQTDLSSVDQKSSESEPSCMSIKSDQSVGHQINFTSRDTQSVLSHEVLNMFKSILMKKFECLYEGPAKQGNPTLLNEIYTELYITESESGEISNEPEVRQIETQSRRAATEDTAIKCSDIFRPLPGQDKPIRTVLTKGVADIGKTVSVQKFILDWAEGRENQDVQLIFPLPFRELNLMKDRTLSLSDLLLTFFPETKEIKISSNKNKVLFIFDGLDECRLCLDFQSDVRLCDVSESASVDVLLKNLIEGNLLPSALIWITSRPAAADLIPSECVHRVTEVRGFNDPQKEEYFRKRIRDQSLADRIISHLKSSRSLFIMCHIPVFCWISAAVLEKMLSQAESGEIPKTLTQMYTHFLILQTNIKHEKDYEKNVTDEDMILKLGKVAYQQLVKSNLIFYEEDLRECGIDETEASVYSGLCTQIFREEFGLYQGKIFCFVHLSIQEHLAALYVHLSCKNNNINLFDQITKLSLRSKVKDWFQHNSSKIVSLSELHQSAVNEALQSKNGYLDIFLRFLLGLSLESHQILLQRLMKQTRSSSDSKEETIEYIKKKIRTIDCPEKSINLFHCLNELGDHSLVKEIQQYLNSGKIKKLKLSSSQWSAVVFVLLTSENKLDEFDINKFASVNKKLKVFHKLLPVIKESRSVKLNDCGLTGEGCAALASALRSNPEHLRQLDLTGNKLRDSGVMPLSVVIQNPLCKLEILWLNDCGLTDEDCAALASALRSNPEHLRQLDLSGNKLVDSSMKLISAVLANPHCKVEKLWLVECCITDEGCAALASALRSNPEHLRQLDLSENKIRDSGLKCLSTVLVNYCCKLEKLWLGYCGFTDVGCAALISALRSNPEHLRELDLSGNKLGKFDLRLLAALLANPQCKIEILWLRNCNLTGEGCPALTSALRSNPSHLRELNLSWNILSKSDVKSLLDLKDDPHCKLEKLKYESTISSI, encoded by the exons ATGGAAGACACAGAAAGATCCAGCGATGAAGATTTTTTTCCAGGATGCAG TTCAGTTcatcagaagagatcagaagcAGAGCCCAGCTGTGTGTCTTTGAGGAGTGCCTGGTCTATAGATAATGTAATAGATTTTAAGAGTAGCAATACACAGACTGCTATCag TTCATTAAATCAGAAAAGATCAGAGGCAGagcccagctgtgtgtctatgaagagtgaATGGTCTATAGATAATGTTATAGATTTTAAGAGTGAAAGCACTCAGACTGATCTcag TTCAGTTGATCAGAAGAGTTCAGAATCAGAGCCCAGCTGTATGTCTATTAAGAGTGATCAATCTGTGGGTCATCAAATAAATTTTACAAGTAGAGATACACAGTCTGTTCTCAG CCATGAAGTCCTCAACATGTTTAAATCAATTCTGATGAAGAAATTTGAGTGTCTCTATGAGGGACCAGCAAAGCAGGGAAACCCAACACTCCTGAATGAGATCTACACAGAGCTGTacatcacagagagtgagagtggagaGATCAGTAATGAACCTGAGGTGCGACAGATTGAGACACAATCCAGGAGAGCAGCAACAGAGGACACAGCGATCAAATGCAGTGACATCTTTAGACCTTTACCTGGACAAGACAAACCCATCAGAACTGTTCTGACAAAAGGAGTCGCTGATattggaaaaacagtctctgtgcagaagttcatcctggactgggctgaaggaagagagaatcaggacgtccagctcatatttccacttcctttcagagaGCTCAATCTGATGAAGGACAGAACACTCAGTCTTTCGGATCTTCTTCTTACATTTTTCCCTGAaacaaaagaaattaaaatatccagtaacaaaaataaagtgttgttcatctttgatggtctggacgAGTGTCGTCTGTGTCTGGATTTTCAGAGCGATGTGAGGTTGTGTGATGTAAGTGAATCAGCATCAGTGGACGTGCTGCTGAAGAACCTCATTGAggggaatctgcttccctctgctctcatctggatcacctccagaccagcagcagctgatctcatcccctctgagtgtgtccatcgagtgacagaggtacgaggcttcaatgatccacagaaggaggaatacttcaggaagagaatcagagATCAGAGTCTGGCCGATAGGATCATCTCACACCTGAAGTCTTCAAGGAGTCTcttcatcatgtgccacatcccagtcttctgctggatctcagccgctgttctggagaagatgttgagtcaagcagagagtggagagattcccaagactctcactcagatgtacacacacttcctgatccTTCAGACCAACATCAAACATGAAAAGGACTATGAGAAGAATGTGACAGATGAAGACATGATCCTCAAACTGGGGAAAGTGGCTTATCAGCAGCTTGTGAAAAGCAACCTGATCTTCTATGAGGAAGACCTGAGAGAGTGTGGCATTGATGAGACAGAAGCATCCGTGTACTCAGGattgtgcactcagatcttcagagaggagttTGGCTTGTATCAGGGGAAAATcttctgctttgttcatctgagcatTCAGGAACATCTAGCAGCTCTATATGTTCACctctcctgtaaaaacaacaacataaatttGTTTGACCAAATCACCAAACTGAGTTTGCGATCTAAAGTTAAGGACTGGTTTCAACACAATTCCTCAAAAATTGTTTCATTATCCGAGTTGCATCAGAGTGCAGTGAATGAGGCTCTGCAGAGTAAAAAtggatatttagatattttccTGCGGTTCCTTCTGGGTCTGTCACTGGAGTCTCATCAGATTCTCCTACAAAGACTAATGAAACAGACAAGAAGCAGCTCTGACAGCAAAGAGGAAACAATTGAGTACATCAAGAAGAAGATCAGGACTATTGACTGTCCAGAGAagtccatcaatctgttccactgtctgaatgaactgggtgATCATTCACTAGTGAAGGAGATACAACAGTATCTGAACTctggaaaaataaagaaactcaaACTTTCTTCATCTCAGTGGTCAGCTGTAgtttttgtgttgttgacatcagaaaATAAGCTGgatgagtttgatattaataaatTTGCTAGtgtaaacaaaaaactgaaaGTTTTTCATAAGCTGCTGCCTGTGATTAAAGAATCCAGATCAGTTAA gttgaatGATTGTGGTCTCACAG gtgaaggttgtgctgctctggcttcagctctgagatcaaaccctgaACACCTGAGACAATTGGATCTGACTGGGAATAAACTAAGAGATTCAGGAGTCATGCCACTGTCTGTTGTAATTCAGAATCCTTTGTGTAAACTGGAGATACTGTG gttgaatGATTGTGGTCTCACAGATGAAGattgtgctgctctggcttcagctctgagatcaaaccctgaGCACCTGAGACAACTGGATCTGTCTGGGAATAAACTAGTAGATTCAAGCATGAAACTTATCTCTGCTGTGTTGGCGAATCCTCATTGCAAAGTGGAAAAGCTGTG GTTGGTTGAATGTTgcatcacagatgaaggttgtgctgctctggcttcagctttAAGATCAAACCCTGAACACCTGAGACAACTGGATCTGTCTgagaataaaataagagattCAGGCTTGAAGTGTCTTTCAACTGTACTGGTGAATTACTGCTGTAAACTCGAAAAACTGTG GTTGGGTTATTGTGGTTTCACAGATGTaggttgtgctgctctgatttcagctctgagatcaaaccctgaacacctgagagaactggacctgTCTGGAAATAAACTAGGAAAGTTTGATTTGAGGCTTCTTGCTGCTTTACTGGCAAATCCTCAGTGTAAAATAGAGATACTGTG GTTAAGAAATTGTAATCTAACAGGTGAAGGTTGTCCTGCTCTGACTTcggctctgagatcaaacccctcacacctgagagaactgaacctgtcTTGGAATATACTATCAAAATCTGATGTGAAGTCTCTCTTGGATCTGAAAGATGATCCACattgtaaactggagaaactaaAGTATGAATC GACTATCAGTAGTATTTAG